From the Leishmania braziliensis MHOM/BR/75/M2904 contig, possible fusion of chromosomes 20 and 34 genome, the window GAGTACGGTCAAGACGGCTTCGAACATTTTATGTGCGCGATAAGCGTCGGTTCCTTTTTCCCGTTCTCTTAGCACGGCGTAGTACTTGTTACGTAGTTCTCAATGGCGGAGGGCCCCATTCGCACTGCGGAGGCTCGCGACCTCACCCGAGTGGAGCGTGTTGGCACACACTCCCACATTCGCGGCCTCGGCCTCGATGACACGCTCGAGGCACGCGTTTCAAGTCAGGGTATGGTGGGTCAGATGGAGGCCCGGCGCGCGGCTGGCGTGGTTGTGCAGATGgtgaagaagggaaagatCGCCGGTCGATGTGTGTTGCTGGCTGGCGGGCCGGGGTCTGGCAAGACGGCCATTGCGATGGCCATGGCGCAGTCTCTTGGCCCCGAGACGCCTTTCACCATGATCGCTGGTAGCGAGATCTTTTCTCTGGAGATGTCCAAGACAGAAGCACTGACGCAGGCGTTCCGTCGCAGCATCGGCGTGCACATCAAGGAAGAGACGGAGATGATCGAGGGAGAGGTAGTGGAGGTGACCATTGATCGCCCCTCCACGAATCCCGCCGAGGCCCACCAGCGCACCGGCCAGCTGGTGCTTAAGACGTCCGACATGGAGTCTACCTTTGACCTGGGGCAGAAGATGATTGAGAGCTTGCAGAAGGAGAGGGTCCAAGTGGGCGATGTCATCACGATCGACAAGGCCACCGGTCGCATCAACAAGCTAGGCCGCAGTTTTGTGCATAGCAAGGATTTTGATGCCATGTCCGCGAACACGCGCTTCGTGCAGACACCGGAGGGGGAGTTGTCAAAGCgcaaggaggtggtgcacaCCGTGACGTTGCACGAGGTGGACGTGATCAACTCTCGCCAGCAGGGattcctcgctctctttgccGGTGACACCGGTGAGATCAAGCCCGAGGTGCGCGAGCAGATTGATCAGCGTGTCGCTGAGTGGCGGGAGGAGGGTAAGGGTGAGATTGTTCCCGGTGTGCTCTTCATCGACGAGGTGCACATGCTCGATATCGAGTGCTTCTCGTGGTTGAACCGTGCCCTGGAAAGCCCGTTGGCGCCGGTGGTGATCGTCGCGTCGAATCGTGGCATTTCGCGGATCCGTGGTACCCAGTACAAGTCGCCGCACGGCATCCCGATTGATCTGCTGGATCGCATGATGATTATCACGACAAACCCCTATTCGCAGGAGGAGCTCGCTAAGATTATTAACATTCggtgcgaggaggaggatgtggAGCTGACAGAGGACGCCTTTGCTCTTCTGACGACTCTCGGCCAGAAGACGTCGCTGCGCtacgtgctgcagctcatcACGACAGCGAACATGGTCGCGCAGAAGCGCAAGTCGTCGACAGTCTCGGTGAATGACATTAAGAAGGTATACCTTCTCTTCATCGACCTCCGCCGCAgtgtggagctgctgcaggatcACGAGAAGGACTTTCTTTTtggcgaggaggatgcgCACGTGGAAAACTCGACTCGTCCGCGCGTAggggacgacgaggaggaccgCGGCACCGAGGAGAGAGTGCGGTaagtcgtgtgtgtgtgtgcgtgtgtgctggcgCTCAAGAAGAAGGTGGCAGCCGCGAAGGGGCTGAGAAGCAGCTAAGGGAGACGCAGTCGTGAtgacgccgccgctcctTTTTGTGTTTTCGCTTCCCTGGCGCTGCTTCCTCTTTGTTTACCTGGGAACGCCTCAGGTGTCTACATGGCATGCACGAGGTTCGCACTCACTTGCTCTTGCCCCTTCTCACTCTCGCCCTCTAGCTTGCGTATGAACACCCTGTAACGCCATTTATATGTATTTCCTTTTCTGACTTGTCGGGTGTGTCTGTAACGACTCCCCATAACACAACGCACAGCCTGAGAAAGATGGATGCTAAGAAAGAAGGACAGTCCTGACGAGCCCGAGTGCGTGTGGTTGCTAGGCTATATGCGAGGGATGTACCCCCTTCATTTGATGTGCCTTGGGGAAGACGAGGCGTGAGGGGCGTGAagcgagcgaggaggagggcaggtTTTCTCCTCAAGGAGGCATtttggaggaggagggaagtaGAATGGTGGTGGTTGTTGTGGCGTGCTCATCATATttgcttcgctgctgctgttctccctctcttcctgaCCCTCACCCTCTGCATGTTCTCCTGTTGTGAAGGTGATCATTCACGCATGAGCGTGCTTCGGCGCCTCACTTTTCGGGTCCTCTCGCCTACACGGGGCTCTTCCTGTGTCCTTGGGCCTACTCTCCCTTCAGGGGTTTCTGTATGCGTAGACAAGCTTCTTTGCTCCTACATGTTGCactcttttctcccccttcaaCTGTGTTTGTTTGACTGTGGCCTCCTGAGGCTCTTTCCGTGTGTTCCCCGTCATATTCTGGACCTGAAGTGCATTATTtctcgtttgtgtgtgtgtgtgtgtgcgtgtgtgtgtgtgtgtcgatgGCAGCTGTGGacaggcagctgcaggcaaACGCTCACTCAGCCACGTGTGGCTGGCAGCTCACGAACGCTCTGTGAGGCACTCACAGGTCCATTGCATCGGTGTTTCTATTGATGTGTTGTGGTGGCCTCTACGCGATGGTTTGGCGACGGCCAGTTGCCGCTATTGGCGCCTCGCGGCCACTCGTGTCGCCTGCGTGTCTTCGTTTTATTAGTGGGGCTCTTCCATCGCCTTCGACGTCTGCGCGGCAGCATCAACTGCACATTGCCTGCGATGCCATCTACCGTAGCGGCACAGCGCGGGAGGCTCTACGTCAGGCGATACACGAGCCGTCGCACGAAAACGCCCTCCGCTTGCTTGAAGAGTTCGAAAAGGATCCCGGCGTCTGGCGCGACGAGGCGTGGGCCACCGCCTTCCAAAACGCCTCTTCACACCTGTCAAGGCAGATGGACCTTTTGCTTGTCCGCTTCGCGCAGTGGCATACGGTGCGCAAGGCGCCAACCAAGGTTGCAATGCACGCTCCATGGGACTGGTACCCACAGGCGCGTCTcatgcgccgccgctttATCTTCCACTACGGCCCCACTAACAGCGGCAAGACGCACGCTGCGCTAGAGGCGTTGGTACGGGCACGCAGCGGCGTCTACTGCGCTCCTCTCAAGGCGCTGGCGACGCAGGTATGGTACCGCGTAAAGGAACGCGTGCCGTGCGACCTGCTCATTGGTGACGAGCGCGTCTTTGACGGAGCCGCGGAGCACGTTTCATGCACGGTAGAGATGGCGCCGGTGGACGTGCAGGTGGACGTTGGAGTCGTGGACGAGATTCAGATGATGGCGGATCGCGACCGCGGCTGGGCATGGACACGCGCACTTCTTGGCCTGCCCGCGCGCGAGATTCACCTATGCGGAGAGGCTCGGGCATTGCCGCTCATTCAGAAGCTGCTCTACGCAACCCACGAGCGGAAGAGCTTGTTACTAGTGGAGCACAAACGTCTTGTGCCGCTGGCGGTGTTCCCGAGTCTTTGCTCTAGGCTGCAGCCGGAAACGGTGGAGAACGGCGACTGCTTCGTCTGCTTCTCCAAGAAGGAAGTGCTCGACCTGCGGGACAAGCTAAATCGTCTTCCTGGCGTGACGAGCTCCGCTATCTACGGCGTCATGCCATTCCAAGTGCGAGAGGCTGAGGCTGCACGCTTCAATCATGGCGTCGCCGAGTACAtaagcgcctcctccacctgcgtCGCCAACGCGAGAGACAACGCAGCAAGCCCCACTACCACGTCGCCGCGAAGCTCTCAATCTCGTGTGTCATCGCCGGAAGCGGCGATGCCCACAAAACACGTTCTTGTTTCCACCGACGCCATCGCCTTTGGTCTTAACATGAACATCGAACGCATCGTTTTCACCACACTGCGCAAGTTCGACGGCAACGGCATGATCGAACTGCCTGACGCGACTGTTCAGCAAATTGCAGGGCGCTCCGGTCGTTTTGGCCTCACTCGGCAGCATGCCGTGGGCCGCTGCACCGTACTGCACGAGCGCGACATGACAAAGTTTAGCGCCGCTATGTCTGCACAGCTGGCGCCGCTCGGAAAGGCGGGGTTGTTACCCACAGGTGACGTTCTTCAGCTCTTTGTCGAGCTGGATGCTGCCAAGGCGCGTAAGGCGAGTAAGGCAACTCTAGATTCAAATGGCGGATCGTTTTTCGAGCTCATGTCGAGGTTCGCTGCCTCGTGCACGGCGTCGGAGCACTTTTTTCCCTGTGACATTCATCGCTCTCTGCTGCGGCTGGCCGAGCTTCTCGAGCCGGTGCGCGATCTTTCCTTGGCAGATCGCATTCTGTTCTGTTATCTTCCGCTGAGCGATACCagcgcggcgtcgctgcagctgattGTGGCCTACGCCACCGACCACGCAGCGGGGAAACCAGTGACATTGCGGTTCGACGTTTGGTGCGCGGAGCTTATGAAGCAGGTTGAGCGAGGGGATCCgtgtgaggagggagagacaccGCAGCACCGG encodes:
- a CDS encoding putative ATP-dependent DNA helicase, yielding MAEGPIRTAEARDLTRVERVGTHSHIRGLGLDDTLEARVSSQGMVGQMEARRAAGVVVQMVKKGKIAGRCVLLAGGPGSGKTAIAMAMAQSLGPETPFTMIAGSEIFSLEMSKTEALTQAFRRSIGVHIKEETEMIEGEVVEVTIDRPSTNPAEAHQRTGQLVLKTSDMESTFDLGQKMIESLQKERVQVGDVITIDKATGRINKLGRSFVHSKDFDAMSANTRFVQTPEGELSKRKEVVHTVTLHEVDVINSRQQGFLALFAGDTGEIKPEVREQIDQRVAEWREEGKGEIVPGVLFIDEVHMLDIECFSWLNRALESPLAPVVIVASNRGISRIRGTQYKSPHGIPIDLLDRMMIITTNPYSQEELAKIINIRCEEEDVELTEDAFALLTTLGQKTSLRYVLQLITTANMVAQKRKSSTVSVNDIKKVYLLFIDLRRSVELLQDHEKDFLFGEEDAHVENSTRPRVGDDEEDRGTEERVR
- a CDS encoding putative RNA helicase encodes the protein MVWRRPVAAIGASRPLVSPACLRFISGALPSPSTSARQHQLHIACDAIYRSGTAREALRQAIHEPSHENALRLLEEFEKDPGVWRDEAWATAFQNASSHLSRQMDLLLVRFAQWHTVRKAPTKVAMHAPWDWYPQARLMRRRFIFHYGPTNSGKTHAALEALVRARSGVYCAPLKALATQVWYRVKERVPCDLLIGDERVFDGAAEHVSCTVEMAPVDVQVDVGVVDEIQMMADRDRGWAWTRALLGLPAREIHLCGEARALPLIQKLLYATHERKSLLLVEHKRLVPLAVFPSLCSRLQPETVENGDCFVCFSKKEVLDLRDKLNRLPGVTSSAIYGVMPFQVREAEAARFNHGVAEYISASSTCVANARDNAASPTTTSPRSSQSRVSSPEAAMPTKHVLVSTDAIAFGLNMNIERIVFTTLRKFDGNGMIELPDATVQQIAGRSGRFGLTRQHAVGRCTVLHERDMTKFSAAMSAQLAPLGKAGLLPTGDVLQLFVELDAAKARKASKATLDSNGGSFFELMSRFAASCTASEHFFPCDIHRSLLRLAELLEPVRDLSLADRILFCYLPLSDTSAASLQLIVAYATDHAAGKPVTLRFDVWCAELMKQVERGDPCEEGETPQHRRLQQRSARELATELERCFRRAEMYCWLSWRFGKTFVERERGLELKASIAAALARLNGSA